A window of Ptychodera flava strain L36383 chromosome 1, AS_Pfla_20210202, whole genome shotgun sequence contains these coding sequences:
- the LOC139137427 gene encoding non-muscle caldesmon-like: MDAEERARRREERRKKREAERAAAEAALQSEEEAAAARRARREERRRMLEENNDVTTQETETYSHTSRYSGGNREQEPEEDTNSYSYSSYRSTRYSREPEPEPEPEPEPEIEREPTPEPEPEPEPEAELEYEEPEPEDEYGRMENEPEAEPEPEPVTVHTTRTVREVHETHVEEKPKLRKVPTFDKEDENEMEAIHTLSEIREKREREEQERFEQQMEQRRLEREEQEKELEELRRRKEQRKREQEERDRKRREEEAERKLREEEAARKRREEMEQRKAEAEEKRRNLMNQRMQESVIRKLDLKANIAKAKQDSAKSAKEKEREKERALQERVPELEVSQSMSVRQLQEMAEEYHNHLRDLLSQIFDMQQEKKIQDYDINEYTQRLDQLNAKSSVPKKIGLGVETHKVSKFMEQMETKDGQKMETKRYSRFKERNEGIAAFGGVAGRLNMFQQQVNQQNADSHSPRKTVSGTGKAWTPAPAEKCSACHKTVYAMEKLEADGKLFHKACFRCDVCKTTVNLTNYAVLNEKYYCKAHIKKIQREKGQQVEHNRGENRERHRGALYHNTNHNSQENHNGNHSYGDVEEEED; encoded by the exons gGCTGCTGCTGAAGCGGCATTACAGAGTGAAGAAGAAGCTGCCGCAGCACGCCGCGCTCGCAGAGAAGAACGCCGTCGCATGTTGGAAGAAAACAACGATGTTACCACCCAAGAGACTGAGACTTACAGCCACACCTCGCGATACAGCGGCGGAAACCGCGAGCAAGAACCCGAAGAAGACACCAATAGTTACTCCTATTCTTCTTACCGTAGCACCAGGTATTCAAGGGAACCAGAACCTGAACCTGAGCCAGAGCCAGAGCCTGAAATTGAGCGGGAACCAACGCCAGAACCTGAGCCCGAACCTGAACCTGAAGCTGAACTGGAGTATGAGGAACCGGAGCCTGAAGACGAGTATGGCAGAATGGAAAACGAACCAGAAGCAGAGCCAGAACCTGAACCTGTGACAGTGCACACCACTAGGACTGTCCGTGAAGTACATGAAACACATGTAGAAGAGAAACCAAAATTACGGAA GGTTCCTACATTTGACAAAGAGGATGAGAATGAAATGGAAGCTATCCACACATTGAGT gAAATTCGTGAGAAGCGTGAGCGGGAAGAGCAGGAGAGATTTGAACAGCAGATGGAACAGCGACGGTTGGAGAGAGAGGAACAAGAGAAAGAACTGGAAGAATTGCGTCGCAGAAAA GAGCAGCGCAAGAGAGAACAGGAAGAACGAGACAGAAAGAGACGTGAGGAAGAAGCTGAGCGAAAACTGAGAGAAGAG GAGGCAGCACGTAAACGCAGAGAGGAAATGGAACAACGTAAAGCTGAGGCCGAAGAAAAGCGCAGAAACCTGATGAATCAAAGAATGCAAGAATCTGTGATTCGCAAACTTGATTTAAAG GCAAACATTGCCAAGGCCAAACAAGACTCAGCAAAGAGTGCCAaggaaaaagagagagagaaagaacgTGCCCTGCAGGAGAGAGTGCCGGAATTGGAAGTCAGCCAATCCATGTCTGTACGACAACTACAAGAAATGGCGGAGGAATACCACAACCATCTGAGAGATCTACTGTCACAGATCTTTGATATGCAACAAGAGAAGAAGATTCAGGACTATGAT ATCAATGAGTATACCCAGCGACTTGACCAACTCAATGCCAAGTCAAG TGTTCCAAAGAAGATTGGCCTTGGAGTTGAAACCCACAA AGTGAGTAAATTTATGGAACAGATGGAAACTAAAGATGGACAAAAAATG GAGACCAAACGTTACTCCCGATTCAAGGAGCGTAACGAGGGCATAGCTGCTTTTGGTGGTGTCGCTGGAAGATTGAACATGTTCCAGCAGCAGGTGAACCAGCAGAATGCAGACTCCCACTCTCCTCGTAAG ACTGTAAGTGGAACTGGAAAGGCATGGACGCCAGCTCCTGCTGAGAAGTGCAGCGCTTGCCATAAGACTGTGTATGCCATGGAAAAACTGGAAGCCGATGGCAAACTCTTCCACAAGGCTTGCTTCCGATGTGATGTCTGCAAGACAACTGTCAA CTTGACCAACTATGCTGTGTTGAATGAGAAATACTACTGCAAGGCCCACATCAAGAAGATCCAGCGGGAGAAAGGACAGCAAGTTGAACACAACCGTGGAGAGAACAGAGAAAGACATCGCGGTGCCTTGTATCACAACACCAATCATAACTCACAGGAAAATCACAATGGAAACCATTCCTACG GTGATGTTGAAGAAGAGGAAGATTAA